In Apteryx mantelli isolate bAptMan1 chromosome 18, bAptMan1.hap1, whole genome shotgun sequence, a single window of DNA contains:
- the PIGT gene encoding GPI transamidase component PIG-T: MLAAAALLLQLLLLGAAGAGRPPAGRDALREELLLSPLPAGGLAATFQFRTRWDSAPQRGAVSHYRLFPKALGQLVSAQGVRELHLALTQGFWRTRAWGQPPLQAPAGAELWVWFQDTVADVDKAWKELSNILSGIFCASLNFIDSTNTVTPTASFKPLGLANGTDHHLLRYAVLPREIVCTENLTPWKKLLPCGSKAGLAVLLKAERLFHSSYHSQAVHIRPICRDASCLAISWELRQTLTVVFETFSSGQGKKDWSLFKMFSRTLTEACPLASQSKIYVDISAKDKEKELLEVTPSPASVHEAIVQGEKRTYAVYDLLSPSLFNTSRSLNVQLKWKRPQDSSELSTPVLHAQRYVSGYGLQTGEISTLIYNTHPYRAFPVILLETVPWYLRLYVHTLTIITKGKENKPSYIHYQPAQDRRRPHLLEMLIQLPANSVTKITIQFERALLKWTEYTPDPNHGFYVSPSVLSALVPSVVAMKEVDMEQSPLFTSLFPSSDGSSYFVRLYTEPLLVNLPTPDFSMPYNVICLTCTVVAVCYGSFYNLLTRTFHVEEPSRGGLAKRLANIIRKFRGVPPL, encoded by the exons atgctggcggcggcggcgctgctgctgcagctgctgctgctgggggcggcgggcgcggggcggcccccggcggGCCGCGACGCGCTGCgggaggagctgctgctgagcccGCTGCCCGCGGGCGGCCTCGCCGCCACCTTCCAGTTCCGCACGCGCTGGGACTCGGCGCCGCAGCGGGGCGCAG TCTCTCACTACAGGCTCTTCCCCAAGGCGCTGGGGCAGCTGGTGTCGGCACAGGGCGTGCGGGAGCTGCACCTCGCCCTCACCCAGGGCTTCTGGCGGACGCGGGCCTGGGGGCAGCCGCCGCTGCAGGCGCCCGCCGGCGCCGAGCTCTGGGTCTGGTTCCAGGACACCGTCGCCGA TGTAGACAAAGCCTGGAAAGAACTGAGTAACATCCTCTCAGGGATATTCTGTGCTTCTCTGAACTTCATCGACTCCACCAACACCGTCACGCCAACAGCGTCCTTCAAACCCCTGGGCTTGGCCAACG ggacaGATCACCACCTCCTGCGATATGCTGTCCTGCCCCGGGAGATCGTCTGTACAGAAAACCTTACACCTTGGAAGAAGCTGCTACCATGTGGCTCAAAG gctggtCTTGCTGTGCTGCTCAAGGCTGAGCGTTTATTCCACAGCAGCTACCACTCGCAGGCCGTGCACATCCGCCCCATCTGCAGG gatgctTCCTGTCTGGCCATTTCCTGGGAGCTCAGGCAGACTCTCACTGTGGTCTTTGAGACCTTTTCCAGCGGCCAAGGAAAGAAAG ACTGGTCCCTCTTTAAGATGTTCTCTCGCACACTCACTGAGGCATGTCCTCTGGCATCGCAGAGCAAGATCTACGTTGACATCTCCGCTAAGGACAAG GAAAAGGAGTTGCTGGAGGTGACCCCTTCTCCAGCATCTGTACATGAAGCGATTGTCCAGGGAGAAAAGAGAACCTATGCAGTCTATGACCTGCTGAGTCCCTCACTCTTCAATACATCTCGCAGCCTCAATGTGCAGCTGAAGTGGAAACGGCCCCAAGACAGCT CGGAACTGTCAACACCCGTACTCCATGCTCAGCGCTATGTGAGTGGATACGGGCTGCAGACCGGCGAAATCAGCACTCTCATCTACAACACTCACCCGTACCGGGCTTTCCCCGTGATCCTGCTGGAAACTGTGCCGTGGTATCTGCGGCTCTATGTGCACACTCTGACCATCATCACTAAGGGGAAGGAGAACAAGCCAA GTTATATCCACTACCAGCCAGCTCAGGACCGGAGACGGCCTCACCTATTGGAAATGCTGATCCAGCTTCCGGCCAACTCTGTCACCAAGATCACAATCCAGTTTGAGCGGGCCTTACTGAAGTGGACAGAGTACACGCCTGACCCTAATCACGGCTTTTACGTGAG CCCATCTGTACTGAGTGCCCTGGTGCCCAGTGTCGTCGCAATGAAGGAGGTGGATATGGAGCAGAGTCCTCTCTTCACCTCGCT GTTTCCTTCCTCTGACGGCTCCAGCTATTTTGTGCGCCTCTACACAGAGCCACTGCTGGTGAACTTGCCGACGCCAGACTTCAGCATGCCCTATAACGTCATCTGCCTGACCTGCACCGTGGTGGCAGTGTGCTATGGCTCCTTCTACAACCTGCTGACCAGGACATTTCACGTGGAAGAACCAAGCAGGGGAGGGCTGGCCAAGCGGCTGGCCAACATCATCCGCAAATTCAGGGGTGTGCCGCCCCTCTGA
- the DBNDD2 gene encoding dysbindin domain-containing protein 2 produces the protein MSAPGAQSRSRRLPADMEQGQRSLDAEQMQQQLKLRDRQKFFEEVFQHDVDFFFPMSHLQIEHRRPPLGSISSMEVNVDMLEQMDMMDLSDQDTVDVFLGCGTEESSIAGPLPGADASQCPEEITLQVPSEAEAKSRISSTSSVSTDPNSLDTSEDGAETPVVQSDEEDLQEDSPKEQVARS, from the exons ctgaCATGGAGCAGGGGCAGCGCAGCCTGGATGCGGAGCAGATGCAGCAGCAGCTCAAACTGCGCGACCGGCAGAAGTTCTTTGAGGAGGTTTTCCAGCATGACGTGGATTTCTTCTTTCCAATGTCTCACCTGCAGATAGAGCATCGGAGAC CCCCCTTAGGCAGCATTTCCTCCATGGAGGTGAACGTGGACATGCTGGAGCAGATGGACATGATGGACCTGTCAGACCAGGACACTGTGGATGTGTTTCTTGGCTGTGGGACAGAGGAGAGCAGCATTGCTGGGCCCCTGCCAG GGGCAGATGCCAGCCAGTGCCCAGAGGAAATCACCCTGCAAGTGCCCAGTGAAGCCGAGGCCAAGTCACGCATTTCCTCCACGTCCTCTGTCTCCACGGACCCGAACAGCTTGGACACCAGCGAGGACGGGGCTGAGACCCCCGTGGTGCAGTCAGAtgaggaggacctgcaggaggacagtcCTAAAGAGCAGGTGGCAAGGAGCtag